The nucleotide window ACGCGGACAGGCTCGTGCTCGCCGCCAGCGAGGCGACGGTGAACGCCTTCCAGCACGGAGGCAACGTGCGAATGCGGCTCCTCGAGAAGGACGGCCTGATCCAGGCCGAGGTGGTCGACGACGGTCCGGGAATCGACTTCTCGGACCTCCCGAAGGCGACACTCGTCCCCGGGTACTCGTGCACGATGTCCCTCGGCATGGGCTTCACGTTGATGCTCGCAGAGTGCGACCGCGTCCTACTCGCCACTGGGCCGTCAGGCACGGCCGTCGTCCTGGAGGCGCGACGGAGCGACGAGCGAGATTCACCGTAGGGATTTCGTGGGTCGGCGCTCACGAAGAAACCGGACACGCATCCACAGACGAATTCGGGGCACCCGAAGGTGCCCCGAATTCGTTCAATCGTCGCTCGTTCGAAAGACTCTCTCCAGGGAATCGCCTACCTGCGCTCTCTCACCCGTAGGTTGCGAGAACCGCCTCGGCACAGCGCATGCCATCCACCGCAGCAGACATGATGCCGCCCGCATAGCCGGCGCCCTCCCCGCAGGGATACACGCCCCGCAGATTCGACTGCAACGCGTCATCGCGCAGCACGCGCACCGGAGAAGACGAGCGCGTCTCCACCCCCGTGAGAAGCGCGTCCGCCGTCGCGAACCCGCGCATCCGGCGATCCAACATCGGCGCCGCCTCGCGCAGCGATGACACGGCGAAGTCCGGCAGGCACAGCGCAAGATCGGCGTACTCGACTCCGAGTGGATACGTTGGCTGCACACCACCCGCGGCCGAGGAAGCGACACCCTGCAGGAAGTCGCCCATCAGTTGAGCAGGAGCACGGAAGCCCCTTCCGCCGAGCTCGAACGCGGCGTGCTCCCAGCGCCGCTGGAAACGCACGCCCGCCAACGGGTGGTCGTCCCCGAAGTCCCCGGGCGAGACGCTCACCAGAAGGGCCGCATTCGCGTTCGTGCCCTCGCGGGCGAATCGGCTCATTCCGTTCGTGACGACGCCCCCAGCCTCGCTCGTCGCCGCCACCACAAGGCCGCCGGGACACATGCAAAACGTGTAGACCCCGCGACCGGAGGGCAGGTGGCATGAGAGCTTGTACTCCGCCGCACCGAGCGCGGGATGACCCGCCGAGGAGCCATACTGCGCGCGGTCCACCATGAGCTGATCGTGCTCGATCCGGACCCCGATCGAGAACGGCTTCTGTACGAGACGCGCACCGCGGCTGTGCAGCATGTCGAAGGTGTCGCGTGCGCTGTGGCCTGTCGCCAGGATGAGCGCCTCGGCCGCGAACTCCTCGCGTCCGCGATCACTCTGTGTCACAACGCCATGGAGCCTGTCATCTGAGTCGCGGATGAGGTCGGAGAGCCGCGTCCCGAAACGGACTTCACCGCCGAGCGACTCGATCTCCTCCCGCAGTCTCTTCACGACCCCGGTGAGGTGGTCAGTACCGATATGCGGTTTCGCCTGCCAGAGTATCTCCTCGGCCGCACCCGCACCGACGAGTCTCGTGAGCACGCTGCGGCATCGGGGGTCGTGTGTGTTGGTGGTGAGCTTGCCGTCGGAGAAGGTCCCCGCACCGCCTTCGCCGAACTGTATGTTCGAGTCCGGGTCGAGCGCGCCTTCGCGGATGAAAGTGTCCACCGCACGCACGCGCTCCCCCACCGCGGCACCGCGCTCGAGCACGAGCGGCCGCGCACCCGACCGCGCCAGAACGAGCGCCGCGAAGAGTCCCGCCGGGCCGGTGCCCACGACTACAGGACGCACCTGGGGGGCGATTGCGAGACTCGCGATGGCAGGCAGCGGCTCGGTGGTGGCAATGAACACGTCGTCGTCTCCGACGCAACGCACCACGGCCTCCT belongs to Actinomycetota bacterium and includes:
- a CDS encoding FAD-dependent oxidoreductase gives rise to the protein MIEIRNLALPLSAGGPSSQEVLKGAAARRLRIDEGRIASLRLLKRSVDARRKSNVHFVVSLGVTLDDAIDEGEEAVVRCVGDDDVFIATTEPLPAIASLAIAPQVRPVVVGTGPAGLFAALVLARSGARPLVLERGAAVGERVRAVDTFIREGALDPDSNIQFGEGGAGTFSDGKLTTNTHDPRCRSVLTRLVGAGAAEEILWQAKPHIGTDHLTGVVKRLREEIESLGGEVRFGTRLSDLIRDSDDRLHGVVTQSDRGREEFAAEALILATGHSARDTFDMLHSRGARLVQKPFSIGVRIEHDQLMVDRAQYGSSAGHPALGAAEYKLSCHLPSGRGVYTFCMCPGGLVVAATSEAGGVVTNGMSRFAREGTNANAALLVSVSPGDFGDDHPLAGVRFQRRWEHAAFELGGRGFRAPAQLMGDFLQGVASSAAGGVQPTYPLGVEYADLALCLPDFAVSSLREAAPMLDRRMRGFATADALLTGVETRSSSPVRVLRDDALQSNLRGVYPCGEGAGYAGGIMSAAVDGMRCAEAVLATYG